The genomic window AAGATTAAGTAAACGCCAAGGCCCGGCTTATTCATGAGTTATTTGCACTGTGTTTCATAAAAGGGGGAATCTGCAAGCATATTGAATTACAATTTTTGTATTGGATGACCTTAGACTTTccaaaacaaaagagaaaagaCTTTATAGATTAGGATCCAGAATAATTTGGACTCAAGTCCATACATGGTCAGACGCAAAGCTCCTGTCACCCTAAATTGAGTATTTTGATCAATTGATAATTCTGAATtgttaacattaaaaataatgcatACGTTTAATTAAAGCATTATATGGATTTGATGCTGTAcaacacaaagaaaagaaaaaaaggtctTTGCAAACATGTACAAGGTTTAAGAACCTGtaacaaatataacaaaactcacCTGCTGGTCAGTGTGATCTAAAAACGAGTTAATGGCAAAACGATGAACAAATGCAGAAAGCACAGAAAGAATTGATGCAAATAGTGTACTATATTACAAACTAAATAACCCTTCTGGAGATTCATGGATAACGGTTATAAACTAAAGCGAATACATGTGTTTAAAGATAAAGCTGCATTTATGATTTAAATCAGCTTGTAGAACATTTTCAAATAGTGTTTGTGGAATAAAAAGCTAATCTAGGACATAATTTCTGACTTTAATCACTCCAGGACATGGCTATCCAAGCATTCATTTTCAGCAAGGTAGAAATAAGTGTTCTGCTAAAGCACAGCTGGATCAGATCACCATAcatgtggatgtgtgtgtatttcataCAATTATAGACAGCCCCTTCCATATTTGTATATACATGCGTGTGCAAGTATTTCCATCCATACAACAGTACGTCCAGATTTACAGTAGCACCTGCCCATAGCTGCCAAAGCCAGGCTATCCTACGCACTGTGAGTCGCATGTGGACTGTTACCAGCCCGTCTGTCCACTAGACCTTCCTAAGAATAATCTGGACTATACTTCTCCATTCCAGCAAAGTCTGACTTGTATTCAAAGTTCAGGTTCCTCTTGGGGAAACATGGTGGCTCCATGATTGGAGATGGAGAATGAATGAGTAGCTTAATCTACATCAGCCAATAAGCATGTCTACATAATGAGTATATATCATTACTCGAGACATCCAATAGAACCGTATATGAAGGGTAACAATGAAACTGTAACTGAAACGTACTTGATTAAAGTATCTACACAGAGACGGAATGGAACATGAAGAGTTAGTATTGAATAGTAGGAGGGAAAGGCTTGCATTATAAAACATCGGCAGTTTTCTCCCACGCATCTTATCATCGTTTAGCACAACTTAGCACAAATTAAATTGACACATTTTTTTATGCGAGACAATTATTTTGGCGTTGAAGTTTGAATCTTTTGAAATGTGGATATacaatgttttactttgtgccACCTAGTGGTGTAACATGTAATCAGTTGGAGGACTATGTAGTTGTTTGTCTGAAATGACCTTAATACCAGGCACCCAGCCACTGAAGAGGATGCAATTATCGAAATGAAATCCATTGTAAACAACTGAATGAAGAATTAAAATGGAGGTTTTAACACACCCAGTCTTTTGAACATAACTTAATTACTCTATGTTAACAGCTTTTGTAATCACCAGtgacagttgtgtgtgtgtgtcgcatTCTGAGAGCTCGACAACTTTGAACACGTAGCGTTCAGTTGTGTATGAACCATATTCATGAGCAGTGTGCTTTCTGTCGTGTTAAACACTCACTAGCTGGTGTTTTAAGAGGGAACCGTTCAACTATTTTGGGGTCTCTTCAATGAATAGTTCTCACTATGTTTTTCCACAAGGGTAATCCAGGAACCAGCTTCTTTGTGTGTATGGATCCATTATATACTCACAAATGCACACATAAACAATCTAACAAATCTGTGTTTTGAAGTTTTTGTTGAATTGGTCAGTGGCTTTCCTTGTAAGTACAGTACCTCCATATGTCAAAAGATAACTAAAGTAGATGTGATCAGAAGAGAACTGTATCGGagggtattttatttatttccaccaCGGCCGATTTTGTCAAGACTGGGGACAGGGACAGCAGTTAGGTGGTGGGGGCACAGCCACGATACTCCTACGAATATAGCTTTAAATCCAGTCTTCTGTACTCTTACTGCATATAACATTCATAACACACCAAAATATTTTACTATCGTACAGCCTAATTGTTTATTAGAAACTTACAAGAAAATGTGAAGTGACACCTAAAATGCTTTTTGTAACTGGGGAATGACCTTCATATTTGTAAGactattcatatttatttcatgATCTAATTCTAGGTACTGAATTTATTGTAATAATTCAACAtgactgtgtttttttattttttatttttcttggagCTTTAATTTTATAGGGCTGTTACGGTTTATTACTGTAAAGTGAAGTCGGGTATGTTTGTCCAGTGTTTAATAACCTGAAAGTCAGAGGTGTCTTTCTGTGTTTCAATGAGATTTTGCCTTTGTTCCCAGCACATTTACACATGTACCGTGTactgaatattaaaaaataaataaaaaaatgtacagattaacttgaattcctttttcttctttatttttgccAAAAAGCTTGACTTTATACAAAAATGGTTTTGTACAATAACCAAAGAACAATAAtgctcaaaaaataaaatctaaagcaGATTCTTTGAGTTTAAACGATTAAAAGCAATACATGTTTCTATAAAAATATGGATCCCCTTCTCATTAACACTGGGACTGTTCTTCATGCTTTAACCTCCACCACAAAAAGACTGGTTTATTTTCATGCCTCGACTCCTGGTTTGTCCTGGAAGCACCGTAGTGTTCTGTATTTTATCCCCTATACTTCTGTGAAAGTGTTAAGATGGGTCCACATCTTGGAAGGAAGTATGTTGCTGCTTCCTTCTCAGATATTGAAATGCAAAACATCAGCACAGATTCACATATCAAACAGCCCTGACACATTAGGGAAATATATTCCCAAGCACTGGCTTTCAAAATAGTTCATAAGCACTTTTCTTTTTGGAAAAAATGACACAAACAGAATTGAAGCTTTTTCCCCAGCTATATCGACCACTAATAAATATATGGAAAAACAATTTGCAGTCTAAATTATGCAGTGGCACAGCTGTAAGACTCACAAAAACAACAGCCAGGATTTACATTTAGTCATGCTTTTCATCAGCTGAATTTTTAATATCCCATTGTATACATAAAGAGAAGGTATTGTAAACAAATACTTTGTAAGGTTTTGTTCAATAACTGTCTCACAAAGCAATTGACTGATAACAGATATTAATATTCTGTTTGAACATATATATGCTTAATATAaggaatttaaattatttacaaagaaaaaagCTTTAATAGTCTTTCAACAGTCCAAGGAATTTATCATTAACCTCTGTAATGTaaatttacacacacaaacaggagACTAAACAGCATTTGTATTACTTAAGATTGAAAAGATTGTCTTAAAAGTTCCTCATCCCAGTCTTCCTCATAAGCTGCCGAGGATCCAGATGTTTCATTGTTCTCTGCATCCCCACAGCCCTCCCAGTCCTCCAAATCGCAGCCATCCACACTATCAGCCAGCAACTGCAAAGATTCAGCATCGCTGCTCAGTGTAACTTGGGAAGTCTCCAACAGAACTTCTTTCAGACGCAGAAGAGACTTGCACAGTCTGTGCACCTTCGGGAAAGACAAGAGCTTAGCCAGAGGAATGTAGATGGCATTTCCCTCCAGATAGGGCTCATTGTCTGTCCCCATATCCATAAGAAGTGGTTCCTTACTGCCACTGGTGTTTATTGAAGCAAGGCACACATGAGGAAGGGTTTCCTTGTCCTCGGAGGACTCCAGTAACCTGGTCTTAATTGTTCCAGCGCAGTAAATCACTTCGTTAACCAGGATATTCCGAAAGATTTTGTGGTCACAGAGACTAGGGTACTCCACATCATACacctggaaaaaaatataactaCTAAAACTTATCCCtaagaagtcacacacacacacacttcttccCCCATGACAAAACCCCCAAACATATTTTCCTTTCTTGATTTCTTgcaaaagttaattgttttaaactGTTACCTAATTATAACCAGTCTTCATGTGTTCATCTATGCATTTAATCCATCTGTGTTCATCTGTCCAGTTCATCTAGGTTGGAATTTAGCATGGTTTAATTAATCTGCATGAGCATATTTTAAAGACCTGCAAATTAATACTTGGGAAATATTGACTGCACTTCACTACCTACTTGATATTCAGGGAGGATACACAATTCTGGAAAGCACTCTTCAATCTACAGAAAGTAAATATTTCCTTACTAGTTTGTATGCATGCAACTCCTCCTCAGGGTCTGTCCCCAGCTGTTTGTCACTTCCGAATGTCTTATGAAACACTGCGATCTGTGTACAGAAGCCTCTGTTCTCAGTGCTGAACGGCGCCTCTCCAACTCCAGTGAACTCCACCGCATAGCCATGAGAACGGCAGACATCTAAAGCCCTGAACACGGACAAGCAATTCAAAAACTCAAATGAATACCTGAGAGATGCTGGTATACAGCATGGGATGGACTATTCATATTTTTGAAAGAACAAATCTGGTAGACTTTAATATACAATCtatgcaaaacaaatgtgtaaaaaaCTGGATTAACTTTTATCATGGATTCCTctccatttatttaaattattgtcaATTTCTGTATTCACTGGTAACTCTTACCACTTTTGAAACTCTGCCTGTGTCCATTCAAATTTATGATCCTGGTGTCTAAACCCAGTGAGTCCTGGCAGTAAGGCATTGAACTCTGCATTAGGAGTGCTGACAATCACCGCGGCTGGGGACATGTAGCCAAACAGCACCTCCGAAAACTTCCCAATCTCTGGGAGCTGCAGGTGCTCAATCCTATGTGGCAACCAGAATATAATATTCAGGTGGTTCGAATAATTgaatatactaatataattttaatttaaacatgctcacttattattcttttttatgcGATTAATGTGCTATAAAGCTACACCATCACTAAAAGAGATTAATCTACACATTATAGTGAATAACTAAGGTATATAAGATCAGAAAGGTGTACAGATCTGTCACTAAACTCAACAGCATAGGTGCAACtgatgaaaaggaaaaataaggaTATTAAATAAGAGTTGAAACTATTCCTTGCATTAAATCTTACCACAATAAAGGTAAATATTAAATTCTAACCTTAAAATTTGTAATAGAGtataaaataagtgtttttgAAACCCACAAATGCCACTAAAAATATTAACTACACTATGTAAagtgtttattgtatttatataacaaatacgtttgaaaaaagaaatacacagaGCAAACTCTTACAGCTCAATACAGGTCACCAAATCAAACCCTTTTATGTGGGATTCCTTTTCTAATACAGATCCTTCATAAAGCTTGATGGTTAAGGGTCGGTCACTGGGCTGCAGGTAGTCACAGGATAACGGTGCTAAAGTATACCTGTGACAAGTGAAATAAAGCCAATGAATATATGCCACATCAAGTGCAACAGGCACATCATCTGCTTAATCAAGATGAAGGGCCGAGATTAAAGACCACACTTGCTCCAATCCTGCTTACATCTTCTCTCTGAGCGCAACACTATCAATATCCACGCCAGCCAGCAGCTCTATGCATCGGTGAAACTTGAGCTTCCGTAAAAGACTACAGTCGGCACATCCCAGGTCTGCCAGCTACAAGACACGTCCAACAATAATGATGACATCACCAACTTCACCAATTTAGtttcaaatgtatacatatgtcAAGAAGAGTATTGCAAATGCATGTAGTGGATTTATATATGAATGCACGTATCCAGAGAACTAGAAATAAGTGAACTGAATAATACATGCAGTAGGGGTTACTATAAACCTAAATAGCTTACCTTTTTAGGATTGTATTTGTTAACGAAATCTATGACAAACTGATAGCGTTGCAGGTACAGTGGAGGACAGAACTTCCCCGACTCCATGATTGATGCTTTTCAATTCAGGTACACTATGGAGAGAAAGACGTTTATTtaaaagtgtgtatgtgtatgtgtgtgtgtgtgtgggggggggggttggtttTTACAGTTACAACTGCAATGGAAAACTTTGTTATGCATTAACCAAATGACCTCGCACCATCTGACAAACCTTCCCACACTGTAGATCCTCACACCATCTTGCCACAGCAATCCTCCAGTCACGATTTTAAACCCGTGTCCTCGGATCTAATTGGATGTGGCTTAACTACGTCGGAGCTTTTCCGCTTCTTTCGGGAGTCGCGGTGTTATTCTATCCTACAGCGGCCATCTTGTTTGCAGTTTCAACATGGGCACTTCCGTCTTAGCCGAAGCGATGCATTGTGGGAGTGCAAGTGGCGATTCCCCTCCtacttgtttctcttcatattcaAAGTCCTCTCTGTTTTTTTAACCCAATGTAGCTGGATTGTATTAGAGACACCCCCCTCCTTAACATACACGcgttattatttaatataatgtctTCACACGCCATCGCAGAAGCGCTGTCGCTGTTTAAAGGCCAGCCCTGCTTTTAAATCCGTGTTCTCGACTCTGATTGGACGCGGCCCAACGACGTCACCGCAGTTTCCGCTTCTTTCCCGGTAGTCGCGGCCATCTTGTTTGCCCGGTTCGCCGTTGCTTGAGAAAGGCTCTGGTCGTGTTTAAAGAAGACGGCAGTTTGGAGTCCCTTAATAGCGATCGTAATAACCATAACTGTCAGAAATCGTGTTGTATTCCGCGGATGGTACCTGTAGCGGTTGGGGACTTATAATAGTGGCTTTAATGGCGTCTTATTGAGAGACCTCGCTCGCTGTCTTGAATTAAAAAACGTCGGTGTATCGAGACCCACAATATGGCCAACAACACGGCGCTGGTGGCGGGGGCCCCGCAGCCGCCTCAGCAGGCCGTGACCAAGCCGGCTTCGTCGGGCAAACAGGGCAACGTCCTGCCTCTGTGGGGCAACGAGAAGACCATGAACCTGAACCCCATGATCCTGACCAACGTGCTGTCGTCGCCCTATTTCAAAGTGCAGCTGTACGAGCTCAAGACCTACCACGAGGTCGTGGACGAGATCTACTTCAAGGCGAGTGTTTTCATTTGTAATGCCCCCCCGAGGGTCTCTGGGCTGGGGTCGTACGGGAACTCGCCCCCGGGTGTGATTTGCACAGCGGCCTGGCTATGCATTGGCTTAACTGTGGTTAAAGGCTGCCGGAGACGAAGCGTGAGGCTGTTGTTGTGGAGCGCATGGTGCCCCGGCAGCAGCGGCGCAAGTTTCCTCTCGGCGGCGTTGTGTGTGGCAGCTCCAGATGTTGCCAGATCAGATTGTAAATGCGGTGCTGTCTGTAACGGACTGTTTCTTCTACGCAGTGGCCTATATTCGTGTTTTGCTTCTTAACACTAGGATTCTCATGGATGCGTGTTATTTCATTTCCCCCCAATATTTGAAGTTGTCGTATGTAATTGGGGGAGGTGTTGGGGTACTTAGGCGGGGTGGTGATGCATGCATCTTTACTAACTTCAGCACAGACTGGGACGCATGCGAGGCCGTTGCTTTGCATATAACTGGGTTTATATAACCGCTGTAACGCAGCGTCTAAACCGCAGCTAATGAGATCGTCCACATGCAAGGGATGCGATAACTCCCCTTACACTGAATCGTTTGAGACTATTTCATAATAGTGCTAATAACGAAGTATTCATTTAGAAATGCTCTAAAAATCATATTTTCTGGAGGCAATTTTGTTTTCCCCCACAAGGGGTGATTCAAGTGCCAACTGCTCTTCTGATACAGATGTGGCGGGTAGTAGCTTCCATGCCCGTCACTGGTGATCAGCAAAGAGTTGGCAGGTTGCAACCCAGTGTGTCCAATTCAATCCTGGATTTCTTTATTTCCCCCCACATGACAGGATCTTAGTTCGTTGTGCCTTGAATCCTGACAATACACTATTGTAgattgtaataaataaaaatctacaGTAATGTACAATTTGTAgcacattgtaggaatataCATATTGTAGCAATTTATTTTGGCCCTTGAAGCTAATCACCCCTATGCATTCATTGTCTTGATGTAAATTCTGTTAAAATACTTCAaccttgtttattttatttaaatgagtCAGACTTTATAACACAATTGCACAGATTCACAAACTCATCTATGTTAAGCTGTGGCAAAGCATTAAAATGTGGTAAAACAGGACGGGGTGTGTCAGTATTTTTGTTGTGCTTGAAATAGGATTGTAAtgggtttccttctttgtgatAGGTGACACATGTGGAGCCGTGGGAGAAAGGCAGCAGAAAGACTGCAGGCCAGACTGGCATGTGCGGAGGGGTAAGTAGAAGTACGTGCCTCTTGAACTTCTCTGATATTTTTTGCAGAATAGGTCAGTAAGTCCCCATGCTATACATTGTACAGATTActagtatttaaaatgtatttgctacACTTTGTCATCTCTAAATGTTTACTCCAATGCATGCTGTGTTTTTGAATAAACTGAATAATTTTTTCAGGTCAGGGGTGTTGGAACTGGAGGCATCGTTTCCACGGCTTTTTGCCTGCTGTATAAGCTGTTTACATTGAAATTGACACGCAAACAAGTCATGGGTCTCATCACACACACCGATTCTCCATACATCAGAGCCCTGGGCTTCATGTATATAAGGTATGGTATGCCTGTTCTGTTGAGCTCTGTTGTAAATATTAAACCGTATCCTGCAGATGTACAAACGGTTTCTACGAGTAGGACTTTGATGTATTTAGAAACAATaccttgatctttttttttttttttttttaagtggtttGTTAATGTTAAGGTTTCCCCAGATTTAAAAAGTCAGTAAGAGCTATCTGTTGTGTAGATCCAACAAGACATTGtacatttaattgtttaaatcTTTATCTTTCTCAAAGGTACACCCAACCTCCTCCAGACCTAATGGATTGGTTTGATGCATTCCTTGATGATGAGGAGGTATGTCGATAAGggtaatatttttttccttaacAGTTTTTGGTATCAGTATTTTTCATAACTTCGATTTTTCGAATGCTAATCCGTTTCAGTTGTTAGTGTTGCTTAAGTCGTACTTCATTGTGATGAGTATAGCTGATTTTCACCTTTGCCTTCATTtggcttaattttttttttttttttttttttttttgcactatAACGGTCTTTCGGTCACTGTTTTGTCAGgataagtataaataaagttatGCATTATGAGAATATAAATGTAGTTAAGCTCATAAGTAAGGCATGCTATTTGTTCCACGTCCTttgcaattaaaattaaaaagttctGAACACTGCTCTCAGCTCTTTCTTGTAGCAATCTCCATTAAAGTAAGTTGATCAGAAGTCTGAAGTAGTTGAAGACCATTCTCCCTCCGTTATGGTTGAATCCTTAACAGCGGGGACATTGATTAATTGGCTGGCCATCTTTGggtaacttttgtttttttgtagaaCTATAATttttatactttaaaaataGTAATCTATATTTCCTGCCAGTTGGCTAACttccatgttttcttctttagaTCTCCCTTGTGCAGCAGGTGAATTGGAAATTGTATCTCAGCActgttggtttgtgtgtgtgagtgcaagcggctgttttacatttagcTTTGTGTTCTCTGTAGCTGGTTTAAATATTCCTCTTCCTGTGTGCTTGCACTGTAGGTTTGGTCCTGACAATAGCTGACTAACATGTCCTGAACTGTGAGATGTCATAGGAAGGAGCAGATATTGCGGTAATGACCCTTTTTAAACACTGGTCATTGGGTAAAGTGTTTTTTCCAAGCCGTACCTCACTGCTTCACGGCAGTTGGTTTGCTATTGTGTCCATTCTTACAAACTAAATTTCATGAATATAGAAGCCTATGGTGTAAACACAGTCTTGGTGGGGGAAACCTTCCTACATTAGATGTGATTTCTGTAACAATCATTGTCACATGTAGATTTTAACATTCTACTACAGTAGTATGATTTTCTTTATTGATATTAAGCTTGATGAAAACAGAGGTGAACAttggtattttttatttttggtcatcACAAATTTTTAGAACTTGATGACTTCATTTTAGAAAGGCAGAGCATTTAACAGATTTTTAAAAGGATCATAAATTTTACGGCACACGAGAGGTTTAATATGCAGTGCTTGGTCTTTGGCATCAAAGCTCAATTTAGACTGCTGATTTGAGCGTGCTCTTATTTATGGATTGTCTCGGCACGTTCTGTGTTTTGCTTCAGAACAAGAAGTTGTTTTCTCCCCGTTGTCTGAACGTGTCATTGACGAAATGGTGGCATTCTATTTTTCAGGAGCTCGACGTAAAAGCTGGCGGAGGATGTGTTATGACAGTGGGGGAAATGCTGCGCTCTTTCCTCACAAAACTTGAATGGTTTTCAACACTGTTTCCAAGAATCCCAGTCCCAGTTCAGAAGATGATAGACCAGCAGCTGAAAAGCAGACCAAGAATTTTGAAAAAAGATGGCAAAGAGGAAACTGAGGAGCCGGAGCGTCACGCAGAACGCAGGCGTTCAAGGTTCGTTGTCTGTTATTACAGGACTTTTTGTCTGTTGACTGGTTCTCATCATATTTGTGCCTTTCTGTTGGAATTCTATGTTTTTCAAGGTTTATATTTTGAACGATCAAAAACAGAAGCTTCTATTCTGTAATTACAATTTTACAGAACAATTTTTACTTTGGCCCGTCataattgtttagatttttgctCCTTTTTAGAAAACTGAGTTATGGCAGGTCCTCTAGCGTTTATACATTAAGTGTGTATGTTTCGTATTCTTCTGCAGGACTCCAAGAAGAACTCCCAGTCCACGCCGATCTCCGAAAAGATCGAGAAGCCGAAGTCACCACCGCGACGGCCACGGATCCACCAGCTTCGATCGAGAACTGGAGAGAGAGCGGGAGCGTCAGAAAAAAGAGCGAGAGGGCAAGGACCGCGATCGGGGGGACAGGGAACGGCGCCGCTCCCGCAGCCCAGAGCGAGCGCCAGAGCGCAAGCGGAGCAAGAGCAAGGAGAAACTGCAGAGTC from Amia ocellicauda isolate fAmiCal2 chromosome 19, fAmiCal2.hap1, whole genome shotgun sequence includes these protein-coding regions:
- the henmt1 gene encoding small RNA 2'-O-methyltransferase isoform X2 codes for the protein MESGKFCPPLYLQRYQFVIDFVNKYNPKKLADLGCADCSLLRKLKFHRCIELLAGVDIDSVALREKMYTLAPLSCDYLQPSDRPLTIKLYEGSVLEKESHIKGFDLVTCIELALDVCRSHGYAVEFTGVGEAPFSTENRGFCTQIAVFHKTFGSDKQLGTDPEEELHAYKLVYDVEYPSLCDHKIFRNILVNEVIYCAGTIKTRLLESSEDKETLPHVCLASINTSGSKEPLLMDMGTDNEPYLEGNAIYIPLAKLLSFPKVHRLCKSLLRLKEVLLETSQVTLSSDAESLQLLADSVDGCDLEDWEGCGDAENNETSGSSAAYEEDWDEELLRQSFQS
- the prpf38b gene encoding pre-mRNA-splicing factor 38B → MANNTALVAGAPQPPQQAVTKPASSGKQGNVLPLWGNEKTMNLNPMILTNVLSSPYFKVQLYELKTYHEVVDEIYFKVTHVEPWEKGSRKTAGQTGMCGGVRGVGTGGIVSTAFCLLYKLFTLKLTRKQVMGLITHTDSPYIRALGFMYIRYTQPPPDLMDWFDAFLDDEEELDVKAGGGCVMTVGEMLRSFLTKLEWFSTLFPRIPVPVQKMIDQQLKSRPRILKKDGKEETEEPERHAERRRSRTPRRTPSPRRSPKRSRSRSHHRDGHGSTSFDRELERERERQKKEREGKDRDRGDRERRRSRSPERAPERKRSKSKEKLQSRSWSRDRKNDRKEREKEKENERSRKKDGDHDKDRASEREREKEKSRDAEKSKDKRSKGDVEERKHKEDREDKRHREERKLRKHSRSRSKDRKHRSRSRSKNRSGKRSRSKSKEKSSKHRTDRASKQNRSGSKGRADSDEKSKKKERSHSKERPHKRSRSKERPHRRDHGDGKDHSNRHERRRSQSPERGEKLQGSRAESS
- the henmt1 gene encoding small RNA 2'-O-methyltransferase isoform X1 — its product is MESGKFCPPLYLQRYQFVIDFVNKYNPKKLADLGCADCSLLRKLKFHRCIELLAGVDIDSVALREKMYTLAPLSCDYLQPSDRPLTIKLYEGSVLEKESHIKGFDLVTCIELIEHLQLPEIGKFSEVLFGYMSPAAVIVSTPNAEFNALLPGLTGFRHQDHKFEWTQAEFQKWALDVCRSHGYAVEFTGVGEAPFSTENRGFCTQIAVFHKTFGSDKQLGTDPEEELHAYKLVYDVEYPSLCDHKIFRNILVNEVIYCAGTIKTRLLESSEDKETLPHVCLASINTSGSKEPLLMDMGTDNEPYLEGNAIYIPLAKLLSFPKVHRLCKSLLRLKEVLLETSQVTLSSDAESLQLLADSVDGCDLEDWEGCGDAENNETSGSSAAYEEDWDEELLRQSFQS